TGGACACACTGCCGGAGGTGCGTTGCCACTTTCTTCACTAGATATCTGTAACCTAATTGTCTCCATTTCGTAGCACGTCAAACTCGTGGAAGTGACGTCCAACATCTGGGGCACCAAGTTCAAGATCCACGGCCTCGCCAAGACTCTACCCGCGAATCTCGGTCAGGTAACGTACAAAACCTCCCTGCTGCATCTGCAACCGCGTCAAATGACGCTTGTCATTACCGAGTTACGGGACGACTTCCCTACCGGACCCGATCCGAACTTCAATCCGAACATATTCTCCGAAGACGAGGAGGAACACAATCAGCCGCAAACCTCCACGAATAATCGGAAGCTAACCGAATCTGCTCCACCAATCGCTCCCATGTCACCAAGACCCAATCGGTTTCCCTCGCGTCCTCGCCGCCAAACGCCTTCTTCGCTCGCTTCCGGGTCTAGCTCGAGACCCACGTTGCCTCAGCTTGGTCCGTTAGCACGGGCCGAGTCTTACGAGGATGATACCGACGGACCGGAGGTCGGTGAACCGTCGCGAACCGTAACCACAGCGCCTCGTCAGGGCCTCAGCTACTCTAGCCTAGTTAGTCAATGCAGTAGACCGTCATCCGCGTCCAGTAGCCAATCCCGTGTTGCCATCTCTCCGCTGTACTGTGAAGGATCCGTTCCGACGCTGCAGTCACCGAAAAACGCCGTCGCACCTAGTGATATAATTTTCGATCGACCTCCAGCCGCCGGCCAGACGACACTGATGAGCTATTCGAGCAATACCGACTACGTGAACAACGTGGTCCAGGTGAAGAACGCTCTGATGTCGTCTGACCACAACCGGGTCAACAATCAGTCGCACGTTAATCCGGTTCCACTTAATCTTAACCTCAATCTCGAACGGATAGAAGCTAAAGCGAGCACCAGTCGCGATACGAGTCATTCCGGTGCCTCGAGCAGTAGACAGGGAACCCCCAAAAAGCAAAACCTCAAATACATCGACGAAGAAACTCCATCGACCTCTGCCACGCCCGTAGTGCTCGAAACGAGTGGGACAGCAAGCAATAACAGTACCGGTGCCACTATGAAACGCACTCCTACGGTGATCTCCATGACCCCCGCCGTTGCGAGCGGAATCCCCGAATCGATAACGCGCAGCTGTAGCGTTGGCTATCTGGACAACATGGAAATCGTTCCCAGTGATGCCGTTCTGTCAATGATGCGAAAAGAAACGCCCTACAAACGGCTTGTGTTGGTAGATAAGAAGCGACAGAAGAAATACAAACGAAACTTTGACGACCTGAAGCGTACCAAGCTGCGTCAAGGTTGCAAGTCGAAAAGTTTAGACTCTTGCGATATCCTGCAAGATTCGCCGAATCTAAACAAAGATCTGATAAACCTGTTCCGGCAAATGCCCAAGGTAAGTGAGCTGTCGGAGAACGAGAACGACTACTCGTCTTCCGATCAGCTCGAGCGAATGCGTCCATCGACGTCTTCTGCCACCGCCGGTCCATCAACCTCAACGGCAAACTCCAAACGTAGACCCTCGATGAAGTTCCCGGGAATCGGCGGTTGCTCGAATCAACCGATTTCCAAAACGCCTATCCTGAACAGGAAAGAGAAACCCAAGTGTTGCTCGATCTGCAAACTGATTTCACCCACGGTCAACTCGACCGAAGCGGTTTGCGTCAAGTGTCGCAAGAATGGTGGGCAGAACGGGGTAGACAAGGAGAACAATAGCATCGATGATCTTATTTACGTGGACATCGTTTGCGCAAAGCCGCCGCAAGTTCCGCCAAAGTCCAAGCGATCCATCCTGGAGCAATACATCAGTTCGGCCTTCAGTAACCACGGAGACCTGGTACTGAAAGACACCGGCAGTACCAGCAGTCCCGGCTGTAGTAAAAGCTTGTTCGACAGAAAGAACAATAACAGCGCTGAAAGCAATGGAACTTGCAGTACGCCAAAGTCAAAGGCGcggaagaattttgaaatcgtAACCAGCTTCACCGACAGTCCACTGTTCAGCAGACGGCATCGGTCGATGAACAGAAGCGATTCGTCAAAGCTTCAAAGCGAAAACAGCACCCCTGTGATGGCTCGCAAGGAGAACGGCGAAAGCCGGAAGAGCCGCAAGAAGGACGAATCACCGCGCAGACATCGCCGCAACGACAGCTGTCCGGGAACGAGTCTCGAGAACAACAACCTGGAAGAACCTCCCCTGCAACCGGTGGAGATCACCCCGGTTGAGCAGAAGGCTTCCGTTTCGCTGCACACCCAAGCGCTGACCACGCTGGAGAACATCATCAGTCGGCTGCGCGACCTGGACGAGGGTCGACTAACGCCGCCGTCATCTCCGTCCAACTCACGACTGCCACGAAGCTCCCCAGCATCGCCAGCTCCCAGCAAAAAGAGTAAACGCCACCAAAGTGCATCCCCGATACGGCACATCCTGAACTCGCCACTGCTAAACCGTCGCCAGCGGAAACAGAAGCAACACACGGAAAGTTCCGACGACGAGAATCAGCTGCTGAACCAGTCGGACGAGAGCAGTGGCGGCGGCGgaggtggtgttggtggcagTAACGGAACCAGCGGAAGTAACAAGCAGTACCGCGATCTGGAAACGTTCCAGAAGGCGCAGCTGAGGCAGAAGGTACGTTTGTTCGGCGGTGGTGAGTAAACCAATGAACTTGAATTTTGTCATTCTTACAGCTTAAACGAGGGAAGATTGAACCGAACGGAGTGACCAGTTCGTCACAGCCACAGGCGCCGGTGCGGCGCGAGTTTGTCATGCACAACAAGGCGCCAATGTGGAACGAAAATAGCCAGGTCTACCAGCTCGATTTTGGTGGTCGCGTTACGCAAGAGTCGGCCAAGAACTTCCAGATTGAGTTCCGCGGGAAACAGGTGAGAGGATttctttcaaattcaatttgattttttgttttagctGCAACTGAACGATCACAGATAGgaaacaaacaaattaaaacaaagttCTTCACGCAACTAAAGAGTAACAACTTTATTTGTTGACAACACTTTGAAATGACAGGTCACATGCGGACGCGTAAAGCTGTGAAATAACCTCAAACTAGCACAAACTTGCTGCTGGATCTTTATTCACCGCTTACGTCAATATGCGCTGTCATAACATTGTCCAGTGACAACTTAGCAGTTCTTAGTAGTGTTGCCGTCCTCTACAATTCCAAATTGACAGTGTTATTGTTTGTTCCCAGGTGATGCAATTTGGCCGCATCGACGGCAACGCGTACACGCTCGACTTTCAGTATCCGTTTTCGGCGTTGCAGGCGTTTGCGGTGGCGTTAGCGAACGTTACGCAGCGGCTGAAGTGAAGTACCGCAGCCGTAGATAAACACAAATCATTGACATATCACATACACATGCATGCATTACTACTTTGTTGTTAAACATAGCCGCACGCGCCGCAGCAACTGCAGCAGCTATTGTCGATTTAAGCCGAAAAAGACGAGAGTGTTTGAATGTTGAtcgttgtgtgtgtgttcgcgCAGGTTGTTCAGTGAAGAAAATTCTAAGtttaagcattttttgcaaatattcttTTGGGGCGCGCACCAAGGCTTCCGTCATCGGTTTCGTTGTGAAGATACGTAACGAAGATATTACACATTCATTACATCACATATCACcactcagaaaaaaatgcatcaaactGTAAAATAATATTCAACTTGAGACGTAAACATAGAAGAGGTAACCAAAAAACGGTGTTTATTGCAGCCAATCTATATAAATTGAGGCCTACAGTTTGTGAAGTTGTACATATTTGAAGCGCCAAATTAGTCAAACAGTCTTAATCTTACGCGAGCCGCTGTAACGGCCGAATCCATGTGCAATATTTAGGTGTAGTCATGAGGAAGTAAACTGTTAGTTCACACCTCCCCCGTTAGACACGCTTATCGTACGGTGATGATCAGTGATCATTTGAAAGCTaggtaaaatttatgttttgatacTACGTGTGTAAACTGTTTCTAGTCATTATTGTGTCGCTTAAAACAATACTTTTGCTTAAACGTTCCTCTCTAGTGAaacgcaaaagaaaaaaaaacttgaatttttcccGTTCTCGTTCACTCTTTTGATTTGTTGATGGTTCAGTATTTTGTTAATGCTCTCTGTTGAAGTGATTCTTTCCTATCCCTGTCTTATTAAAGTAATTTTAAGGATCCCGTAAAACCAATTGAAATTTGATAGCAAAATAAGCATAAGTTTTTGTACGAAACGAACAAGCAAAAACGcgcgcaagttttttttttgtaaccttGCCGCCGACGCTACGTAATGAAATTACACACATTGCAAACTCTGAGAACAAGCACTGCAGATATTATCAAATCCATCCAAAGCTG
This is a stretch of genomic DNA from Culex pipiens pallens isolate TS chromosome 1, TS_CPP_V2, whole genome shotgun sequence. It encodes these proteins:
- the LOC120428741 gene encoding tubby-related protein 4 isoform X2, which encodes MHLHFEKSTNTRCDCSILSLSWMGKVPDDIPEEEGWKLNRTNYYQEGWLATGNVRGIVGVTFTTSHCKKNVEYPLRTNYNLRGHRSDVILVKWNEPYQKLASCDSSGIIFVWIKYEGRWSVELINDRNTPVTHFSWSHDGRMALICYQDGFVLVGSVAGQRYWSSMLNLDATITCGIWTPDDQQVYFGTTQGQIIVMDVHGAMVSQVQLCSDVGITAMAWSCEKFKMEEGEDTEPGVTNASKRSFVLAVSFQNGYIYLLKSFDDVSPCHIQTGMNGSLGLVMEWSNSRELLAVAGSELLPASQMSDANGVPVYNNLLKFYTESGNLLYSAKIPCTTTPVSALTWGHNDKRIFIATGTQVHIAWVSRRVASLQLLCRLQVQSSLTSEAMLPRLPLPGRIKALIGNLFAQTIRCCVPDLKSLREFVSRPPICSTRLHCTMIRHDEDANQSSGTCYTLYLEFLGGLVPLLKGKRTSKIRPEFVIFDPQIDVSSYCTYSSDSTTTTTKSSSASSHSTTGTNGRSDSSESDLEEGCRSPRLSRKRKARTKKRHPSSSDRSPNQNSDTAENNEELAYLDTLPEHVKLVEVTSNIWGTKFKIHGLAKTLPANLGQVTYKTSLLHLQPRQMTLVITELRDDFPTGPDPNFNPNIFSEDEEEHNQPQTSTNNRKLTESAPPIAPMSPRPNRFPSRPRRQTPSSLASGSSSRPTLPQLGPLARAESYEDDTDGPEVGEPSRTVTTAPRQGLSYSSLVSQCSRPSSASSSQSRVAISPLYCEGSVPTLQSPKNAVAPSDIIFDRPPAAGQTTLMSYSSNTDYVNNVVQVKNALMSSDHNRVNNQSHVNPVPLNLNLNLERIEAKASTSRDTSHSGASSSRQGTPKKQNLKYIDEETPSTSATPVVLETSGTASNNSTGATMKRTPTVISMTPAVASGIPESITRSCSVGYLDNMEIVPSDAVLSMMRKETPYKRLVLVDKKRQKKYKRNFDDLKRTKLRQGCKSKSLDSCDILQDSPNLNKDLINLFRQMPKVSELSENENDYSSSDQLERMRPSTSSATAGPSTSTANSKRRPSMKFPGIGGCSNQPISKTPILNRKEKPKCCSICKLISPTVNSTEAVCVKCRKNGGQNGVDKENNSIDDLIYVDIVCAKPPQVPPKSKRSILEQYISSAFSNHGDLVLKDTGSTSSPGCSKSLFDRKNNNSAESNGTCSTPKSKARKNFEIVTSFTDSPLFSRRHRSMNRSDSSKLQSENSTPVMARKENGESRKSRKKDESPRRHRRNDSCPGTSLENNNLEEPPLQPVEITPVEQKASVSLHTQALTTLENIISRLRDLDEGRLTPPSSPSNSRLPRSSPASPAPSKKSKRHQSASPIRHILNSPLLNRRQRKQKQHTESSDDENQLLNQSDESSGGGGGGVGGSNGTSGSNKQYRDLETFQKAQLRQKLKRGKIEPNGVTSSSQPQAPVRREFVMHNKAPMWNENSQVYQLDFGGRVTQESAKNFQIEFRGKQVMQFGRIDGNAYTLDFQYPFSALQAFAVALANVTQRLK
- the LOC120428741 gene encoding tubby-related protein 4 isoform X1, which codes for MHLHFEKSTNTRCDCSILSLSWMGKVPDDIPEEEGWKLNRTNYYQEGWLATGNVRGIVGVTFTTSHCKKNVEYPLRTNYNLRGHRSDVILVKWNEPYQKLASCDSSGIIFVWIKYEGRWSVELINDRNTPVTHFSWSHDGRMALICYQDGFVLVGSVAGQRYWSSMLNLDATITCGIWTPDDQQVYFGTTQGQIIVMDVHGAMVSQVQLCSDVGITAMAWSCEKFKMEEGEDTEPGVTNASKRSFVLAVSFQNGYIYLLKSFDDVSPCHIQTGMNGSLGLVMEWSNSRELLAVAGSELLPASQMSDANGVPVYNNLLKFYTESGNLLYSAKIPCTTTPVSALTWGHNDKRIFIATGTQVHIAWVSRRVASLQLLCRLQVQSSLTSEAMLPRLPLPGRIKALIGNLFAQTIRCCVPDLKSLREFVSRPPICSTRLHCTMIRHDEDANQSSGTCYTLYLEFLGGLVPLLKGKRTSKIRPEFVIFDPQIDEVSSYCTYSSDSTTTTTKSSSASSHSTTGTNGRSDSSESDLEEGCRSPRLSRKRKARTKKRHPSSSDRSPNQNSDTAENNEELAYLDTLPEHVKLVEVTSNIWGTKFKIHGLAKTLPANLGQVTYKTSLLHLQPRQMTLVITELRDDFPTGPDPNFNPNIFSEDEEEHNQPQTSTNNRKLTESAPPIAPMSPRPNRFPSRPRRQTPSSLASGSSSRPTLPQLGPLARAESYEDDTDGPEVGEPSRTVTTAPRQGLSYSSLVSQCSRPSSASSSQSRVAISPLYCEGSVPTLQSPKNAVAPSDIIFDRPPAAGQTTLMSYSSNTDYVNNVVQVKNALMSSDHNRVNNQSHVNPVPLNLNLNLERIEAKASTSRDTSHSGASSSRQGTPKKQNLKYIDEETPSTSATPVVLETSGTASNNSTGATMKRTPTVISMTPAVASGIPESITRSCSVGYLDNMEIVPSDAVLSMMRKETPYKRLVLVDKKRQKKYKRNFDDLKRTKLRQGCKSKSLDSCDILQDSPNLNKDLINLFRQMPKVSELSENENDYSSSDQLERMRPSTSSATAGPSTSTANSKRRPSMKFPGIGGCSNQPISKTPILNRKEKPKCCSICKLISPTVNSTEAVCVKCRKNGGQNGVDKENNSIDDLIYVDIVCAKPPQVPPKSKRSILEQYISSAFSNHGDLVLKDTGSTSSPGCSKSLFDRKNNNSAESNGTCSTPKSKARKNFEIVTSFTDSPLFSRRHRSMNRSDSSKLQSENSTPVMARKENGESRKSRKKDESPRRHRRNDSCPGTSLENNNLEEPPLQPVEITPVEQKASVSLHTQALTTLENIISRLRDLDEGRLTPPSSPSNSRLPRSSPASPAPSKKSKRHQSASPIRHILNSPLLNRRQRKQKQHTESSDDENQLLNQSDESSGGGGGGVGGSNGTSGSNKQYRDLETFQKAQLRQKLKRGKIEPNGVTSSSQPQAPVRREFVMHNKAPMWNENSQVYQLDFGGRVTQESAKNFQIEFRGKQVMQFGRIDGNAYTLDFQYPFSALQAFAVALANVTQRLK